Below is a genomic region from Streptomyces ferrugineus.
CAAGTCCGTGTCGGACGCGGTCGGGAACTGCTCCGGGGGCTTCCCCCTCGTGATGCAGGGCGAGGACCAGAAGCTCAACAAGATCACCGAGGAGAAGGCGTCCGGCGCCGGTGACGAGTCGGTCGCGTTCACCACGAAGAGCGACCTCGGGGACGGCGACGTGGGCACGGCGCACGTCCAGGTGGTGCGCCACGGCGCGACCATCGCCACGTACTACACGATGAACCTGGGCCTGCTGGCGACGGACAAGCCCTACGACGTCCCGGCCGAGATCATCGACGCGCAGGCCACGAAGCTGAAGTAGCCGCCCGCGCCGCCCACACGTCACCGGGGCCCTGTCAGCCGTACGCGTACGCCCGACAGGGCCCCTTCCCGGTGCCGGTCACCGTCACTGCAGCGGTCCGGTGACCTTCTCGGCCGCGGCCACCAGCTCCCCACCGCGCACGAACGCGTCGGCCGCGGCGAGGTCGGGCGCCAGGAACCGGTCCGGCCCCGCGCCCTGGACGCCGGCGGCCCGGACGGCGTCGATGACGGCCTGCGAGGCGGGTGCCGGGGCGAGCCCGTCCCTCAGCTCTATGGCGCGCGTGGCGGCGTACAGCTCGACGGCGAGGACGCGCGTGAGGTTGTCGACGGCCGTGCGCAGCTTGCGGGCGGCGGACCAGCCCATGGAGACGTGGTCCTCCTGCATGGCGGACGACGGAATCGAGTCCGCGGAGGCCGGTACGGCGAGCCGCTTCAGCTCACTCACCAGAGCGGCCTGGGTGTACTGGGCGATCATCAGCCCTGAGTCGACACCCGCGTCGTCGGCCAGGAACGGCGGCAGACCGTGGCTGCGGTTCTTGTCCAGCAGCCGGTCGGTGCGGCGCTCGGCGATGGAGGCGAGGTCGGCGACGGCGATGGCGAGGAAGTCGAGGACGTAGGCGACGGGCGCCCCATGGAAGTTGCCGTTGGACTCGACCCGGCCGTCCGGCAGCACGACGGGGTTGTCGACCGCCGAAGCCAGCTCCCGCTCGGCGACGAGCCGCGCATGCGCCATGGTGTCCCGCCCGGCGCCGGCGACCTGCGGGGCACAGCGCACCGAGTAGGCGTCCTGCACCCGGGGCGCGTCGTCCTGGTGATGACCGGTCAGCCCGGAACCCTTCAGCACGGCCAGCATGTTGGCGGCGGAGGCGCCCTGCCCCGGATGCGGTCGGATGGCGTGCAACTCGGGCGCGAGCACCTTGTCCGTCCCGAGGAGTGCCTCAAGGCTCAGGGCGGCGGTGACGTCGGCGGACTTGTAGAGGGTGTCGAGGTCGGCGAGGGCCATGACCAGCATGCCGAGCATGCCGTCGGTGCCGTTGAGGAGGGCGAGGCCCTCCTTCTCGCGCAGCTCGACGGGAGCGATGCCGTGCGCGGCGAGCAGCTCGCCGGCGGGCCGCACACTCCCGTCCGGGCCCTCCGCCTCCCCCTCCCCCAGCAGTGTCAGGGCGCAGTGGGAGAGCGGAGCGAGGTCCCCGGAGCACCCGAGCGAGCCGTACTCGTGAACGACGGGCGTGATACCGGCGTTGAGCACGTCGGCCATGGTCCGCGCGACCTCGGGCCGCACTCCGGTGTGCCCGGAACAGACGGTCTTGAGCCGCAGGAACATCAGGGCCCGTACGACCTCCCGCTCCACGCGCGGCCCCATCCCCGCGGCGTGCGAACGCACGATGTTGCGCTGCAGCTGGGCCCGCAGCTCCTGGCTGATGTGCCGGGTCGCCAGGGCGCCGAACCCGGTGGAGACGCCGTAGACGGGGTCGGGCTTGGCCGCCAGCGCATCGACGATCCCCCGGGCCGCGGCAAGCGCCGCGACCGCCTCCTGCGACAACTCGACCCGGGCCCCACCACGCGCCACGGCGAGGACGTCGGACGCGGTGACCCCGGACGTCCCCACCACCACAGTGTGCATATCCATATTCAGGAGCGTACGCAGTGAAGACGAAGATGTCACTAGTGGATGGGCGGTACACCCCTTACAGAGCCGCGCACACCTGCGTCACGGCAGCCGCCCCCGGAACCGCCGCCGATCCCCCACCCCCTCCCCGAAGGGCTCGTCGGCGAGGCGCACCACCGGGTCGTCCGGACCCTGCCGCCCCGCGACGACAGGCCGATCGGCCCGCATGGCCTTCGCCCGGTACTGCGCGGCATCCGCCAGCCGGAACAGCCGCCGGGCGGAGCGCACCTCCCCGATCGGCTCCTCGGTGGACGCGACCCCGCACGCCACCCCCTCCCCCAGCTCCAGATCCCCCGCCCGGCGGCACAGTTCGTCCGCCGCCTTCACCACGTCATCGGCGGCCGAACCAACCGCCAGCAGACAGAACTCGTCCCCGCCCAGCCGAGCCGCCAGAGCCCCCGGCACCATCGCGCCGCACAGCGACAGCACCGACCCGAACCGCTCCAGCAGCCGGTCCCCGACCGCATGCCCCTGGGTGTCGTTGACCCGCTTGAGCCCATTGAGGTCACACACCACGAGGCTGACGACCACACCGTCACGGCGATGCCGCTCGATCGCCTCCTCGAGCCGCACATCGACGGCCCGCCGATTCGCCAGCCCGGTCAGCGCATCGGTGAACGCCAGCCGCCGAGCCTCCTCCAGCCGCTCGCTCTGCGCGAGCCCGGCGGCGACCACGGACGCGAGCACGGTGGCGAAGTCGGCGTCCCCCCGGTCGAAGACCGGCGCCCCGGCGGACCGGGCGACGTACAGCTCCCCCCACGCCCGCCCGTTCAGCACGACCGGCGCGACGACACAGCAGCCCCGCCCCCGCCGCCGTAGCGCCGCGACCCGCTGATGGCAGTACCCGGGCTGCCCGGCGGCCGGCCCCTCGGCGGTCTCCAC
It encodes:
- a CDS encoding GGDEF domain-containing protein — translated: MGEDRRLAAVVALAQGMAAAHTPRESWRAAALGACRALAGSFAALSVWERELGRLRVLVNVGDRARGEEEFPGDEAYPVHQFPEITEFLHERWVAGGEPNAWVETAEGPAAGQPGYCHQRVAALRRRGRGCCVVAPVVLNGRAWGELYVARSAGAPVFDRGDADFATVLASVVAAGLAQSERLEEARRLAFTDALTGLANRRAVDVRLEEAIERHRRDGVVVSLVVCDLNGLKRVNDTQGHAVGDRLLERFGSVLSLCGAMVPGALAARLGGDEFCLLAVGSAADDVVKAADELCRRAGDLELGEGVACGVASTEEPIGEVRSARRLFRLADAAQYRAKAMRADRPVVAGRQGPDDPVVRLADEPFGEGVGDRRRFRGRLP
- the hutH gene encoding histidine ammonia-lyase, which translates into the protein MHTVVVGTSGVTASDVLAVARGGARVELSQEAVAALAAARGIVDALAAKPDPVYGVSTGFGALATRHISQELRAQLQRNIVRSHAAGMGPRVEREVVRALMFLRLKTVCSGHTGVRPEVARTMADVLNAGITPVVHEYGSLGCSGDLAPLSHCALTLLGEGEAEGPDGSVRPAGELLAAHGIAPVELREKEGLALLNGTDGMLGMLVMALADLDTLYKSADVTAALSLEALLGTDKVLAPELHAIRPHPGQGASAANMLAVLKGSGLTGHHQDDAPRVQDAYSVRCAPQVAGAGRDTMAHARLVAERELASAVDNPVVLPDGRVESNGNFHGAPVAYVLDFLAIAVADLASIAERRTDRLLDKNRSHGLPPFLADDAGVDSGLMIAQYTQAALVSELKRLAVPASADSIPSSAMQEDHVSMGWSAARKLRTAVDNLTRVLAVELYAATRAIELRDGLAPAPASQAVIDAVRAAGVQGAGPDRFLAPDLAAADAFVRGGELVAAAEKVTGPLQ